A window from Drosophila yakuba strain Tai18E2 chromosome 3L, Prin_Dyak_Tai18E2_2.1, whole genome shotgun sequence encodes these proteins:
- the LOC6533404 gene encoding 39S ribosomal protein L36, mitochondrial, whose translation MSLASRILQQGSRLWNGLSAARGFHFLIRPAAPASVSMQNTLVAATTGIGQASGLLTPGSTLVQQVAGFKVKGRLKRRCKDCYIVVRQERGYVICPTHPRHKQMSMKKRDYKSWILTHATQSKERGY comes from the coding sequence ATGTCCCTGGCTAGTAGAATACTGCAACAAGGCTCCCGCTTGTGGAACGGCCTTAGTGCCGCGCGTGGTTTCCACTTTCTCATTCGGCCGGCGGCTCCTGCAAGTGTATCGATGCAAAACACACTTGTGGCCGCCACAACTGGGATCGGTCAGGCGTCGGGACTGCTGACACCTGGCTCCACTTTGGTTCAGCAGGTGGCTGGATTCAAGGTTAAGGGCCGCCTGAAGCGACGCTGCAAGGACTGCTATATCGTGGTGCGCCAGGAGCGCGGTTATGTCATCTGTCCCACGCATCCACGCCACAAGCAGATGTCGATGAAGAAGCGCGACTACAAGTCCTGGATCCTGACGCACGCCACACAGTCCAAGGAGCGCGGTTACTAG